Sequence from the Mytilus galloprovincialis chromosome 10, xbMytGall1.hap1.1, whole genome shotgun sequence genome:
TATCTTATAAGAAATACAAACCCGATTAGAACATGCAACTGTAGTTGTCAATTAAATACTCAAAAATTAtaatcataaatgaaaataacaggaGGCGGAAATTCATTTACCTTGCTCTTTCAATTGTGTAAATGTTTTGATCTCTGTCGTTTTATTACTTTGTTAATGCTTTGCGGTATCAAAAATATGTAAAGCTtattaatttacaaaacaaaaacatcaccTGCAGACGAATAATGATATCTTAAACAATTTTGGGAATCAGACTATAGGCAGACATTATTAGCCCAAACAACAGGATACTGTAACTAATTGGAATAAAAGTGTATATGATCATATATGTTCTGCCTCAAATGTACCTTACATTTTGAAGAAGAATAAAGGATACACAAACATGtttattattcaatttatttgtaTAATCACTCCAATGATAGGAATTTTAACCAGATCTATTAATTCAGAATCCGAATCCTTATTGAGctgttcaaaatttcattttgaagaaaaagtcCTGGAAAAGGTTGTACGTTTGGAACATAAAATGGAAGTATATGCGGAAAAGGTAAAATTATGGGAAGAGTCTTTTTCATCTAGTTTGGATAAAGTGACTGAAGCGAAGAAACAAACAGAAACATTTGTTGAATCAATGCGAAATGCACATCTACTGGACCAAACACGTTTGAATGATTCTTTGGTTGGGGTGAAGAAACAGACAGAATCATTTGTTGACTCAATGCGAGATGCACATATAAAGGACCAAATGCGTTTTAATGATTCTTTCGATAATGTGAAGAAGCAGACagaaacatttgttgattcaatgcGAGATGCACATCTAAAGGACCAAACGCGTTTCAATGATTCGTTCGATGATGTGAAGAAACAAACTGAAACATTTGTTTATTCAATGCTAGACGCACATCTAAAGGACCAAACACGGTTTAATGATTCTTTCCTAGGAGCCATTGATCGTTTCAAACTGCAGTCTGAAAATGAAACCAAGTTTTACGAAAGACAGATGAATTCATTGTTGGATTCATTTTCTTCTAAAGTTCAAAAATTAAGTGAAGCTGAACGTAAAAGGGACAGTACAATGAAGTTAACACTTCGTCAAGAACAGAATCGATTTAATAAATCGTTTGATAAGATTTCAGAAAACTTCCAGGTTCGCTTCAACAAGTCTTTGCAAGAAATTGCTTTAAAACAGCAGAAAGGTAGGTTTCATTATTACAGTTAACAACATATCATATACCTAATAGTATAAGTGtcattttaaatcaaaactgTCAGATGACTTTATACAGGAGTTGTTGCccttaattttatcccttttcatcattttttcctTTTATCTTAACAACTTTTTATACGCAAGACACGATTGCCCGACGACTCCTTAttggagttattaccctttaatgacgatttttatTACTATAAATTgcgtttttgttttatatctttataaaaaCTATGATAGCTATATAAAtacttaaataaacaaaaatgacaaacaagacaagGTCTTCAAATACTTGAAGTTGTTGAAGTTGTTCGGCATCTCTTCGAGTGATTGCCCTGAAATTACCCTGAATATTTTCAACAGTTGGTTTTGGGGGGTTGGAGCAAAAATAAGGAAGATAGAAACTATAAACAGGGAAAAAATCCAACTGTGAAATAGTTAATTTTTATTGGTACCAATTCTTGGGGATTGAGTAACAATAATCTTTTTTCGTGTATATTTATTCCATTAGTATGCCATATACCtgtaaataatttgtacttcGTTGGTCTTTTTGTCCATAATATCTACAAACATTTGTATCCCGCGAATAATAATATATTCACAGTATAAGCAAAacacgataaaaaaaaagagattttgtCACGAATTCGTTTCTGTTTTGAAGAGTGTCAATTGTTGAAGATGCACATATACTTAGGTCAGCGACACAGGCACGTAACTTTATTTTAGAATAGATGATTTTCTAGACGATGACTTTTGGTAGTACATTTGTCAAGTACTTTTATAAGTATTGTCAACGTCTGTTTTCTTAATTAATATTTTGATTGtaattaaacatatttacaaaggttatcaaaggtaccaggtttaaaatttagtacgccagacgcgcgtttcgtctacataagactcatcagtgacgctcatgtttCTTGAGaacaaatcaatataaaaaccattttattcaaaactttaatACAAGTTTATGCACaaggaaaataataatatttcgaAAAGTCAATTTTCGTTTGTTTAAATTAGTTTCCTTCTTATTTGATGTTTCTTCAATATCTATTTTGCCTCTCTGCTTCCTCTCTATCTAAATAGAAATAGAGGGGAAGGTATACACATTTACTATTGTAAGATTGTGTGACTATTTTGAGCAAggacattaaaaaaatcaaaattagttttataattaaagaatttttagttttaaaatgaaacaCCAAAAAGAAAAAAGGGAGTCAAGCACCAAGCGCCACTAATGTATTACCAAATAGAAAGTTTTGTGTAAGGATTTTAAAGAACGGCATTTGGCCAGATAATTCAATTGTTTCTAGCTTAATCAAATTTCAAGTTTGATTTTAGGATTATAAGGAGCGCCATGTGGCTATAGAATTCACTCGTTTCTTACCATGGTAAACTACACCTGTTTTATGACGATTATATAAAGAACGATATTTGGTCAGGAAATTCGCTGATGTCTTGCTTAAACAAGCTGCAACTGTTGTTTGACGACTATAAGTAACGTAAATATCTGTCTTATCTTTAAATCACACTTCTTTGGATGTTCTTactcatttttcatatcatgaaatttttaagaaatatttttaaatgaacatgttcttctttttcctttttcagttGCTTTTACCGCCTGTGCTACATATGATACTGTGTCAGGTGGAACAGTTGTACAATTTCCGAATATCAAAACCAACATTGGAATAACCGACTTATCTGCTTATATATCAACTGGAAAATTCGTTTGTACTATTGCTGGATTGTACCATGTTTCTGCAGTTATGATGTCAGGCACAAATGATGAGTATTACCACATTTATAAAAACAATGACAAAATGATAACTACATTTTACGGTCATGTTGAGTCTCTTTACCAAACTAGAACCAGAGTGTTTGTCACAATGTTGGATGTCGGTGATGAAATAACCGTTAGGACTGGTGGTTCTCAGCTGATATATAATGATTCCTGTTTCACAATTGTTAGACTGAACTAAAAGGAATTGAATTTAAGATCTGCATAATTGTTTGTGGTGATTATATCATGTTAACAGCGTCAAAGACAACAtgttatcagtggcggatccagaaattttcataagtgggggcccactgactgacctaagagggggcccgctccagtcacgcttcagtgattccctatataaacaaccaaattttttcccaaaaagggggggcccgggccccctgccccccccctaaatccgcctctggttattatttttttaaggaaCAGTCGGACTGTTGCTTTAGAACTGTAACTTACGGATTTTATTTCAAGGTGTCATCGCCACATTATACAAAGTTGTTATACAGTTGTTTTATCATCAAGTCTATCACTGCAAATAGTTTGCAATGATGAGATTTCAAACTATACcacattattctcttttctgtaaatcaCCATCAATATTATACCCTCCAATATGGCATAATCTAAGACAACATGTTACGATTCCGAAAATCTGTCAGAAAAGATTCAACCAATATCAGTTATTACTTGCGAGCAATATATACAGTGTACATATTGTATAATTAGTTTGGCCTTATTGTCAAGTATCAAGTCAATAGTTTATCAGAAGACTGTAGTTTGTATGAGGTCTGGGTGgaatttacagaatagagaataattgacAAAATGTGCAGAATAAAGGGCAAACGatataaagaagatataaatgtatgtacaaaaataaagaatagagaataatggtgtgctatgatataaaaaatatagaataatgaccaaatatataaaaagaacatgtggtatgattgccaatgagacaactgtccacaagagaccaaaatgacacagaaat
This genomic interval carries:
- the LOC143049468 gene encoding uncharacterized protein LOC143049468, producing MIGILTRSINSESESLLSCSKFHFEEKVLEKVVRLEHKMEVYAEKVKLWEESFSSSLDKVTEAKKQTETFVESMRNAHLLDQTRLNDSLVGVKKQTESFVDSMRDAHIKDQMRFNDSFDNVKKQTETFVDSMRDAHLKDQTRFNDSFDDVKKQTETFVYSMLDAHLKDQTRFNDSFLGAIDRFKLQSENETKFYERQMNSLLDSFSSKVQKLSEAERKRDSTMKLTLRQEQNRFNKSFDKISENFQVRFNKSLQEIALKQQKVAFTACATYDTVSGGTVVQFPNIKTNIGITDLSAYISTGKFVCTIAGLYHVSAVMMSGTNDEYYHIYKNNDKMITTFYGHVESLYQTRTRVFVTMLDVGDEITVRTGGSQLIYNDSCFTIVRLN